A stretch of Triticum aestivum cultivar Chinese Spring chromosome 1D, IWGSC CS RefSeq v2.1, whole genome shotgun sequence DNA encodes these proteins:
- the LOC123179833 gene encoding glutathione S-transferase 1: MVDVWMEVEAHHYSPIMDAILMEIRIRPIFGQRVDESAVEGNIEKLKKVLEVYQSRLSSSRYLAGDFISLADLNHVSTMLCLGVTTYRSVLDAYPRVRAWWDGLRARPAVRKVSGLMNPSAKNF; this comes from the coding sequence ATGGTGGACGTGTGGATGGAGGTGGAGGCTCACCATTACAGCCCTATAATGGATGCTATCCTCATGGAAATCAGGATCCGGCCGATCTTTGGGCAAAGAGTAGACGAGAGCGCCGTGGAGGGCAACATCGAGAAGCTAAAGAAGGTGCTGGAGGTGTACCAGTCGAGGCTGTCGAGCTCCAGGTACCTGGCTGGTGATTTCATCAGCCTCGCGGACCTCAACCATGTGTCCACCATGTTGTGCCTAGGGGTCACTACATACAGGTCAGTTCTCGACGCGTACCCACGTGTGAGGGCATGGTGGGATGGCCTGAGGGCCAGGCCGGCGGTGAGGAAGGTGTCTGGTCTAATGAATCCGTCCGCGAAGAATTTCTGA
- the LOC123179834 gene encoding protein PHOTOSYSTEM I ASSEMBLY 2, chloroplastic, translating into MEPAGASLVSLRASTATSRSCFSCRQQGTPKTRMLPAMASKSGAKLVASGCKTCRGKGAVECEGCKGTGRNKKNGNIFERWKCFDCQGFGMRKCPTCGKGGLTPEQRGER; encoded by the exons atggAGCCTGCCGGTGCTAGCTTGGTCTCCCTGAGGGCATCCACCGCCACGAGCCGCAGCTGCTTCTCATGTCGACAGCAAGGGACGCCCAAGACCAGGATGCTTCCGGCCATGGCGTCCAAGTCCGGGGCGAAACTG GTGGCTTCAGGCTGCAAGACATGCAGGGGGAAGGGTGCAGTGGAATGCGAAGGCTGCAAG GGGACAGGCAGGAACAAGAAGAACGGCAACATCTTCGAGAGATGGAA GTGCTTCGACTGCCAGGGGTTTGGGATGAGGAAGTGCCCCACCTGCGGCAAGGGAGGCCTCACGCCGGAGCAGAGAGGAGAAAGATAG